The genomic DNA TATAGGCTTCGATCTTGCGCAGGATATCGGACAAGGTTCTAACCGTTCGAAATCTCGATGAGCTTGTCGAGCACCGCAAGCGCCCGGCCGCTGTCGATTGCCTGCGCAGCGGCCGCGATGCCATCGGCGAGCGTCGTCGCCTTGCCGGCCACCACCAGCCCCGCGCCGGCATTCATCAGTACGGTGTCGCGATAGGCGCCGGCAGCGCCGCCCAGCATATCGCGCAGCGCCTTGGCATTATAGGCCGCGTCGCCGCCGCGCAACTCTTCCTTGGTGTGCCGCTTCAGCCCCACTGCCTCGGGGGTGAGGGTGAAGGTGCGGATTTCGCCGCCGGCAAGCTCGGCCACCTGCGTTTCGCCGGTGGTGGTGATCTCGTCGTAACCGTCACCGTGCACGACCCAGGCGTGATCGGCGCCAAGCGCCTTCAGCGTCTCGGCGACGGGCAAGATCCACTCCGGCAGGAAAACGCCGACCATCTGACGGCTGACACCGGCCGGGTTGGACAGCGGTCCCAGCAGGTTGAAGATGGTGCGCGTGCCGAGTTCGACCCTGGTCGGGCCGACATGCTTCATCGCCGGATGATGCGCCGGCGCGAACATGAAGCCGACGCCGGCCTCATGGATGCAACGGCCGATCGTCTCCGGCGAGATGTCGATCTTGACGCCGAGCGCCGTGAGCACATCGGCGGAACCGGTCAGCGAGGACAGGCCGCGATTGCCATGCTTGGCGACCGGAACGCCGGCCGCCGCGATGACGAATGCCGAAGCGGTCGAGATGTTGACGCTGTGCGAATTGTCGCCGCCTGTGCCGACGATGTCGATCGCGCCATCCGGCGCTTCGACGCGCAGCATCTTGGCACGCATCGTGGCGACCGCGCCGGAGATTTCGCTCACCGTCTCGCCGCGCACGCGCAGCGCCATCAGGAAGCCGCCGATCTGGCCGGGGGTGGCGTCGCCCGACATGATGATATCGAAAGCCTCGCGCGCTTCCTCGAAGGAGAGCGGGGCGCCGGTGGCAACCTTGGCTATGTGTGTCTTCAAAGCGCTCATCGGGTCTGTGCTTGGGAAACGGCGGCCGGATCGATGCGAACGTCATACTGCGACTGCAGCTGTGCCACCAGCTGGTCGAGCAGGTCGTCGGACATGCCGGCACTGAAGGATTTCTGCGCATCGTCCGGAACCGAGCTGCCATCGGCGCCAGCCGGCTCGAAGACTTCGGCAACCTTGAACAGGATCTGGCCATCGCCGGTAGGCGAGGGGATCAGACCCGTGCCGCCTTCGCCGACGCCGAACATGGCCGCGGCGCCTTCCTTGCCGAAATCGGCGTCGTCGGCCTCGCGCTTCAGGCCGCGCTTGGTCTGCTTCTCGAGCTTGAGCTCGCCTGCGATGACATCGAGCGTCGTGCCGGCCTTCAGGCGCTTTTCCAGATCCTGCGCCTTCGCGTCGAGCCGCTTGTCGGTCTCGGCACCCGTCCAGTCGGCCGCGACCTTCTGGCGGACTTCATCCAGCGTGCGGTCGCGTGCCGGGGTGATCGACTGGACTTCGTAGAACACGAAGCCGTTGTCGGCGGTGGTCAGGCCTTCATTTTCCGTATTCGGCTCGGCCTCGAAGACCGCCTTGATGAGATCCGCAGATTGCGGCAGGTCGTTGACGATCGTGCCATCCGGCCGCTGGCCGGTCCGGTCGATGGCGTCGATGGTGACGATCTTCAGCTTCAGCTTGTCGGCGGCCTGGGCAAGCGAGGCGCCCGAGGCGCGGGTGTCCTCGTAGCTGTCATGCACGTCGAGCAGGATGCGGCTCGCCTCGCCGAGCGCCAGGTCCTTGCGGATCTGGTCGGACGCCTCCGAAAGCGGTTTCACCACCTGCGGCTTGATTTCGGTGACGCGCAGCAGCACCGGGCCGAAGGTGCCCTGAACCACCGGACTGACCTCGTTGGCATTGAGCGAGAAGGCCGCGTCGGCCACCGCCTTGTCGGCGATCTTGTCCTTGGCCAGCGTGCCGAGCAGTGTGTCGGCCTGGGTCTTGCCCTCGGCGGTGACGATCTTGTCGAAGGTGGCGCCGGCTTTCAGCGAGTCATATGCGGCTTTGGCCGCGTCCGGGGTCTTGAACACCAACTGTTCGATGGTGCGCATTTCAGGCGTGGTATAGCGCGCCTTGTTCTTGTTGTAGTCGTCGGCGACTTGGCTGTCGGTCACCGCCGTCGGGTCCATGATGTCCTGCGGCTCAAGCCGGATATAGGAGAACTTGCGGTATTCCGGCGCTGCGTAGTTCTTCTTGTTGGTCTCGAAATAGGTTTTCAGCGCGCTGTCGGACGGCGCATCGATCGGCTGCACCAGCGTCTTCGGCAGGACGAGATAGTCGATCGTGCGGTCCTCGCCGCGATAGAGCGCGACCGCCTTGAGGAAGGTCTGCGGCGCCTTGAGGCCGTCAGAAACCGCCTCGACGATCTGCTGGCGCTTGGCCACCTGGGAGCGATTCCTGAGATAGTCTTCAGGTCGCATGCCGAGATCGCGAAGCCTGGCCTCAAACACCCGCAGATCGAACTGGCCGCTTGGGCCCCTGAAAGCCGGTTCCTGGTGCGTCAACTCGGCCAAGCTGTCCTTGGAGAAGCCTAGCCCGAGCTTGCGGGCCTGCTCGTCAAGCACGGCGCCTGAAACGAGCTGCGCCAGCACCTGGTTGTCGATGCCGAGGAGCTTGGCCTGCTCATGCGTGATGCGCTGGCCATATTGCTGCGACAAGAGGTTGATCTGGCGATCGTAGGCGAGGCGGTACTCGTTGATCGAGACCGTGGTGCCGCCGGCGGTGATCACCGAATGATGGCCAGCCAAGCTTCCCGACAGGCGCCCGGAAATGCCCCAGACGGCAAAGCTGACCACCAGCAGGGACAACAACGCCTTCGCGACCCAGGTGCCCGCCGCGCTTCTCAATAAACCAAGCATGCTTACTTCCGATTTTTGCGCATTTTCGCGCGCGCCCGAGTCTGAAACAAGCGCAATAGCGCCCTTCCGGCCCACTGTCGATTGCTTTGTGGCCTGATTTTGGTAGTGAGGGCGCAGCCTTATGTCGCCTGGAGAACCGACCCCATGACCCCTGGAATCCGTCCGCTCGTCGCCGGCAACTGGAAAATGAACGGCACCAGCGCCTCGCTCAACGAGTTGAGGATGATCGGCAATGGCTTCATGAGCGGGCTGGATGCGGAGACCGAGGCCTTGGTCTGCGTGCCGGCGACCCTGCTTCACCAGGCCGCCGAGATCCTTTCGCGCACGCCGGTCCGCGCCGGCGGCGAGGACTGCCATCCCAAGGAGAGCGGCGCCTACACCGGCCAGATATCGGCCGAGATGCTGAAGGATGCCGGCGCGAGTCACGTGATCGTCGGCCATTCCGAACGGCGCGAACAATGCGGCGACGACGATGCGATCGTCCATGCCAAGGCGTCGGCCGCCTGGCGGGCAGGGTTGGTGGCCGTCGTATGCATCGGCGAGACGCGCGCCGAACGCGAGGCAGGCGCGACGCTCGATATCTTGTCGCGCCAGCTCGACGGTTCGGTACCGCCGAGCGCCACCTCCGCCAATACGATCATCGCCTATGAGCCCGTTTGGGCGATCGGCACCGGCCTGACGCCGACCGCCGCCGACGTTGCCGAGGCGCATGCGCATATCCGCGGCAAGCTGACCGCCCTGCTCGGTGACGCCGCGGCCAGGATGCGCATTCTCTACGGCGGTTCGGTCAAGCCTTCCAATGCGGTGGAACTGCTTGGCGTCGAGAATGTCGATGGCGCGCTGGTCGGGGGCGCGAGCCTCAAGGCGGCGGACTTCCTCGCCATTGCGGAAGCCTATATGCACATGTCGTAGCCGCGGGCGCTTATCGGAACGGCGGGGAGGCGGCCCAAATCGTTGCAACGGCCGGATTGCTCCCCATATTCCCGGCCACGGGCTTGGAAATGCCGCCAAAGCATTGTAAGGAGCCGCCTCCAAATCACCGGTCGTATGCGCGGCCGCGCAAGGCCTCGCCAGGATAAATTATGGAAACCGTACTGATCGTCATCCACCTCATGGTCGTGCTCGCCCTTGTCGGAGTGGTGCTGCTGCAGCGCTCCGAAGGCGGCGGTCTCGGCATTGGCGGCGGTTCCGGTTTCATGACGGCGCGGGGCGCCGCCAATGCGCTTACCCGCGCGACGGCAATCCTGGCCGCGGCCTTTTTCGTGACCTCGCTCGCCCTGTCCATCCTCGCCCGCTACGGCGAGAAGCCGACCGACATCCTCAATCGCGCTCCGGCGTCGGGCGTGCTTAATCAACTGCCGGGCGCGAACGGTCCGGTGGGCGGCACTGCGCCCGCGGCTCCGTCGGGCGGCACGACGACCACGACTCCGCTTTCGAACGGCGCCGCGACGACAGCTCCGGCCACTGCGCCCGTCACGCCGGCGCCCGCGAATCCGGCCACGCCGCCGGCCGCGAATGGCGTCACCTTGCCGGTCACCCCGCAGGTTCCGAACCAGTAGCCGGCCAAGCATTGCCGCCGCGATTCTGTTGTTGTTTGAACACAGTCGCGGCAAATGCCGCTTGATCACGAAGATTCAACCGGGCGTAACCTGTCGCTCAGCTTGAGCGGCCCACCGCTAATCGACTATAGATTGCGCGCGGCACTTTCGGCGTCCTTGGGGGGCGCCGGGCGACGCCGTGGGCAACAAGCATTGAACGATCGGATCTTCGCCATGCAGCTTCGCAGCTTCATTCTTTTGGGATTCTGTGCCGTATTCGGCATGGGTTCAGCAGCCTTTGCCTCGCCGGCAAACCTGGCCGCTTCGCCGTCGGTCGAGAAAACCGACGCCATCAACGTCGCAGCCAAGAGCGACGCATCGCAGCTGAAGCTTCTCAAAAAGAAGAAAAATCCAACCTCGGACGACCTCGCCCAGATCGGCAAGCTCGAGTCCAAGATCGCCGCTGACAAGGAAGCGGCCAAGGAAAAGGCACTCGAAGCCCGCAAGATGGCGATGCGCGAGGCGGCCAAGGCCAAAGCCGACGCGGCGCGTCAGGAATGGCTGGCCAAGAAGGGTTCGGCAGCATCAACGGAAGTGGCCGATGCAAAGCCGGTGAAGAAGACCACCAAGATCATCGCACCGCTGGAATCTCTGACCCCGATTGCGCCGATCCAGACCGACGAACCAATCTCGGATGAAGCCATGAACATCGCGGCCACCGGCAACAACGGCGAGCTGCGCAGCGAGCAGCCGGGACAGAAGCAGGCCAGCAGCGGCGGGCTGTTCGCCGGCCTGTTCGGCGGCCAGTCGGTGTCCTCGATCAGCTATCTTCCCGAGACCCGCGCGCTCGATTCGGCGCTCGCCAGGAAAGACGCCAAGCGGCCGTTCAAGGTGAAGCCGGAGTTCGTGCCGCAGGACGTCACGTTCACCGGCTATGAGCCGGGCACGATCGTCATCGACACCAGCGCGCGCCGCCTCTACCTCGTCGAATCGTTTTCCACCGCACGCCGCTATGCCATCGCGGTCGGCCGCGAAGGCCTGCAGTTCAAGGGCACGGTGGCCGTCGGCGACAAGCAGGAATGGCCGCGCTGGATCCCGACGCTCGACATGCAGAAGCGTGAGCCGAAACACTACGGTCAGTATAAGGACGGCATGCCCGGCGGCGGCGAGAACCCCCTCGGCGCGCGCGCCATCTATCTCTATGACGGCAGGAAGGACACGCATCTGCGCATTCACGGCACCATTGCGCCGCAGTCGATCGGAACCAGCGCCTCCAACGGCTGCTTCCGCATGATCAACGAGCACGTCATGGATCTCTACAGCCGCGTCAAGATCGGCACCAAGGTTGTTATCATATAACAACCAGGCGTTGTCATCTGACGCTTTGAATCATACTGCCGAAAGGGCCGGCACCGCCGGCCCTTTCGTTTTGAGTCTTCGTTTTGACGCATGTCGTTCTCCCAAAACCGCCTAGCACTTTTGGGCGACATGCTTCGCAAAGCCCCTCGCGGGCATCGGCGCCATTTTGGGAAAAAGCCTTCGCGGCGGTTTTTTCTCTGGCGGAATCAATCAGGCCGCGTTAAGCGATGACTCCCATGGCGCGATATGTATTCATCACAGGCGGCGTGGTTTCCTCACTCGGAAAAGGCATCGCCGCAGCAGCTCTTGGGGCTCTCCTGCAGGCGCGAGGCTATCGCGCGCGGATCAAAAAGCTCGATCCTTACCTCAATGTCGACCCTGGAACGATGTCGCCTTACCAGCATGGCGAAGTGTTCGTCACCGACGACGGCGCCGAGACCGATCTCGACCTCGGCCATTACGAGCGTTTTACCGGCCGGTCGGCCAACCAGCAGGACAACATCACCACCGGCCGCATCTACAAGAACATCATCGAGCGCGAGCGGCGCGGCGACTATCTCGGCGCCACCGTGCAGGTGATCCCGCACGTCACCGACGAGATCAAGCATTTCGTCCTCGACGGCAATGACGAATACGACTTCGTGCTGTGTGAGATCGGCGGCACGGTCGGCGATATCGAAGCGATGCCGTTCCTGGAAGCGATCCGCCAGCTCGGCAACGACCTGCCGCGCAACAACGCGGTCTATGTGCATCTGACGCTGATGCCCTACATCCCGACCGCCGGCGAATTGAAGACCAAGCCGACGCAGCATTCGGTCAAGGAATTGCGCGGTATCGGCATCGCGCCCGACATTCTTCTGGTGCGCGCCGACCGGCCGATCCCGAAGGAAGAGCGCAGAAAGCTGTCGCTGTTCTGCAACGTGCGCGAAAGCGCCGTCATCCAGGCGCTCGACGTGCCGCACATCTATGACGTGCCGATGGCCTACCATAAGGAAGGTCTCGATTCGGAAGTGCTCGCCGCCTTCGGCATCGACCCGGCGCCGAAGCCGCGGATGGAGCCATGGCAGGCGCTCTCCAACCGCATCCACAATCCGGAAGGAGAGGTGACGATTGCCGTCGTCGGCAAATACACCGGCCTCAAGGATGCCTACAAATCGCTGATCGAGGCGCTTTCGCATGGCGGCCTCGCCAACCGCGTCAAGGTCAAGCTCGACTGGATCGAGAGCGAGATCTTCGAGAAGGAAGACCCGACGCCGTGGCTGGAAAAGGTGCATGGCATCCTTGTTCCCGGCGGTTTCGGCGAGCGTGGCTCGGAGGGCAAGATCCTGGCGGCGAAATTCGCGCGCGAGCGCAAGGTGCCTTACTTCGGTATCTGCTTCGGCATGCAGATGGCCTGCATCGAGGCGGCGCGTTCGCTGGCCGGTGTCGAGCATGCCTCTTCGACCGAGTTCGGTCCGACCGACGAACCCGTCGTCGGGCTGATGACCGAATGGCTGAAGGGCAACATGCTGGAAAAGCGCCGGGCCACCGGCGACCTCGGCGGCACCATGCGGCTCGGCGCTTACCAGGCCGAATTGGCCAAAGGGTCGAAGATCGCCGAGATCTATGGCGACACGCAGATTTCCGAGCGTCACCGGCACCGCTACGAGGTCAATGTCGACTACAAGCAGCGGCTCGAGGACTGTGGCCTGGTCTTTGCCGGTATGTCGCCCGACGGCGTGCTGCCCGAGACGGTCGAATATCCCGACCATCCCTGGTTCATCGGCGTGCAGTATCACCCTGAACTGAAGAGCCGGCCGCTCGAACCGCACCCGCTGTTCGCCAGCTTCATCGAAGCAGCGATGGAACAGTCGCGCCTCGTTTGATGCAGACTTACGTCGCGCTGCTCTACAGCATTATCCTGGGCGAGGGGCGGCGGGTCGTTATGTCCGACCTCAAGGCGATGGCGGAAGGCCTCGGGCTCAAGAATGTGCGCACCCTTGTGGCGACGGGCAATCTGGTCTTCGAGGCGCGGGCGACCAGGATTTCCAACCTCGAGCAGCGACTGGAAACGGCCTTCGAACAGAGCTTTGGCCGCCATGTCGACATCATCGTGCGCAGCGCTGAAGATTGGCTCGAGCTGGCAGCCGGCAATCCGTTCCCGGTCGAGTCCGCGGATACAGGCGATCAGGTCGCGGTGCGGGTGATGCGCGTGCCTGTCGCCGAGGATGCCATATCAGCGCTTCGCGCCTGTGCCGCCGAGGACGAGAAGGTGTTTTTGATCGGCGGCGATATCTGGATCGTCTTTTCACGTGAGCGGCCAAGCTCGCGGCTGCTTGCAGCCGCCAGTCACAAGCGTATGGGCATCGGCACTTCGCGCAACTGGAACACGGTGCGCAGACTGGCCGAGATGGTCGGTAAATAGGCAGTAGGCAGTAGGCAGTAGGCAGTAGGCAGTAGGCAGTAGGCAGTAGGCAGTAGGCAGTAGGCAGTAGGCAGTAGGCAGTAGGTGGCATTCTCTATTGCCTAATCCCTACTGCCTACTGCCTTATTTCAGGCTTTTGCCGTTTTGGCGCCTGCTCCGAGCGCCATGGTGCGCAGCACGTAGTAGACGGCGCCAGCGATCGCCACGCCGAAGAACCAGCCGTAGACGCCCCACCAGGACGGCAGCCAGTTGGTGAAGTTGGGCAGGATCGAGGAGAAGATCGCGCCGGTGCCGGCGGCGATGAAGGCGTTGACATGCCAGCCGCCCTGGAAGCGGAACTCGCCATCCTCGCGGTAGAGCGCCTCGACGTCGACCTCGCTCTTCCGGATCAGATAGTAATCGACCATCATCACGCCGAAGATCGGCCCCATCGTCGCGCCGATGATGTTGACGAAGGAAGCCGCGCTGCCTTCCCACGGCGCGAAGGGATAGAGCACCAGCGCGATCAGCGCCGCGATATAGCCGCCTTTCTTGAAGTCGATCTGGCGCGGGAAGACGTTGGAGAAGTCGAAGGCCGGCGAGACGAAGTTCGCCACGACATTGATGCCGAGCGTTGCCACCGCGAAGGTCAGCGCCGCGAGAGCCGCCAGGAACCAGCTGTCGAATTTGGCCGAGATCTGGTCGGGATGGAGCAGAACCTCGTGATAGACGTCGTAGGCGGCGATCGTGGTGACGCCGGCGACCAGCGAGAACAGGATCAGATTGACCGGCAGGCCCCAGATATTGCCCTTGCGCAGCGCCGCGTTGTCCGGCGCATAGCGGGCGAAGTCGCAGAAGTTGAGGTAGAGCGCCGAGAAATAGGTCACCCAGATCGCCGCCACCGCGAACAGCGCCGTCCACGAACCCGGCTCGCCCGGAACGCCGGCATCCTTGGTCTTGTCGAGCAGCACGTCCATCGGGATGTCGCTGGTGAAGGCGAAGGTGCCCGACTTCAGGCAGAGATAGATCGCCAGGATCAGCATCATCACCCACACGGCAGGGCCGGCCCAATCCTGGAAGCGGCGCACCGTTTCCATGCCCTTCTGGATGATCAGGAGCTGCAGTGCCCAGATCACGACGAAGCAGATCACTTCCAGGGTGGAATGGCCGAGGAGGTGCGAGGTCTGGTTGAATTCGTTGAACCATTGCAGGCGGGTCAGCAGCGCGACGATTGCGCCCGACGCGGCGGCTGTCTGCGCGCCGTACCAGAAGCAGGCGACGACGGCGCGCACCAGCGCCGGGATGTTGGCGCCCCAGATGCCGAAGGAGGCACGCGCGAGCACGGGGTAGGGCACGCCGGTCTTCACCCCGGCATAGCCGACCATGTTCATCAACGCGTAGATGATCAGCGAGCCGATGCCGATGGCGATGATGAAGTTGACGAAGCCACCGCAGAACAGAAACAGACTTGCGGCGAGGTAGTAGCCCCAGAGGCTGTGGACGTCGGACGTCCAGACATTGAAGATCGAAAACGGTCCCCAGTTCCTGACCGTTGCCGGAGCCAGATCCTCGTGTAGAGGCCGGGCGATGCGCCTTGTATGGTCATTGCAAGTGTTCCCCTTCTGCAAAACGCGCCCTCACGCGTTAACCGGCGAGGTTAAGCCTGACGCAGGGGAACCGGCAAGCAACCCATTTGCCGGCTTTCACCTTAAAGACATTCAATGAGAATCGCGCTTATCGCTGACGCCGAGCTTGCATCATGGCTTGAGTCGGCGCAGGCCTTTTCGCGGCAGTTCGGGTGCTGGTCGGCTGGTTCCAAAATTTTCAAGCGGCAACCAAATTTGTTTGGAACTAATCCACAGGATATGCGTTTACTGCGGTTCGGCCGCCTTGCGGCCGAACCGGGAGGAAAACAATGGATCGCTTACATTTCTTTACCCCAGTGCGGATCGCGCGTGGGCAGGGATACCCCTTGGAGGAAGTCGACAGCGTCTCCGATGCGTTGGTGTTCCTGCGGAAGTGGCCAACGGGAAGACGCGGCCCGGTTTATCAGTGCGCCCTGAATTGCTGCTCGGCGGCGATGTCGGGCAAGATGTCGGCCGAAGAAGCGAGAAAGGCCTTCGTCGGCTTTGCCCGCATCACCCGGCTGCTCGATGACGACATGGCGCTGCCCTTGGGTGGCGTCTCCATGGACAATGTCTACGCCCTGAGACGGTAGATCGGCCAAGGTTCCCTGGATTGCAAGGCGCTGCGCTTGCCTACGCGAGCGGGGATGTTGTCAACTCAACAACAATGATGCCGGCTCGCAGCACCGGACTGCCGCTCTCTCTGTTTCGGCGGACAGGGATGATCGCCGTAAGAGCAGAACACGCAGCAATCTCCCGCCAGGGGCTTGAGCAGAGTCCCGCAGCTTTCGCATTCGTAGAAGTACTGGCAGGCATCGACAGGCATCGTTTCGGTTCTGCGGTGGCCGCAGGCCGGGCAGGTGATTGTGCTGGCGAGTTCGATCATTGCTCTTTTACAAAGCTGCAGCATCTCGCCTGTTGTTTCAATTTTTCCCGCTCAATTCTCCCTGAAAGTGCGCGTCAGCGAAGCTTCGACCGGGGCCAGCATGTAATCGAGCAAAGTGTGTTCTCCGGTCAGGATCATGACTTCCGCCGGCATGCCGGGCGACAGACGGATGTCATGCAGTTGTCCGAGATCGGCCGCGTCGACTTTCACTTTGGCGAGGAAATAGGGCTCGCCGGTCTTCTCGTCGGTCAGCCGGTCGGCCGACACCGAGGTGAGCAGGCCATGGATCTGCGGCAGATGCCGGCTCGGATAGGCCGTCAGCACCACGCGGGCCGGCATGTCCGGATGCACCACGTCGATATCCGTAGGCCTAATGCGGGAATCGATGATCAGATTGGGCTCGTTGGGCACGATATCGAGAAGCGGCTGGCCGCTGGAGATCACGCCCGATTCCGTCGTTACGTGCAGGTTCATCACCGTTCCGGCGATCGGCGCGACGATGTCCGTTCTCGCCAGCACGTCCTGGCGCGAAGGCAATTGGCTGC from Mesorhizobium sp. M1E.F.Ca.ET.045.02.1.1 includes the following:
- the trpD gene encoding anthranilate phosphoribosyltransferase — encoded protein: MSALKTHIAKVATGAPLSFEEAREAFDIIMSGDATPGQIGGFLMALRVRGETVSEISGAVATMRAKMLRVEAPDGAIDIVGTGGDNSHSVNISTASAFVIAAAGVPVAKHGNRGLSSLTGSADVLTALGVKIDISPETIGRCIHEAGVGFMFAPAHHPAMKHVGPTRVELGTRTIFNLLGPLSNPAGVSRQMVGVFLPEWILPVAETLKALGADHAWVVHGDGYDEITTTGETQVAELAGGEIRTFTLTPEAVGLKRHTKEELRGGDAAYNAKALRDMLGGAAGAYRDTVLMNAGAGLVVAGKATTLADGIAAAAQAIDSGRALAVLDKLIEISNG
- a CDS encoding peptidyl-prolyl cis-trans isomerase, which translates into the protein MLGLLRSAAGTWVAKALLSLLVVSFAVWGISGRLSGSLAGHHSVITAGGTTVSINEYRLAYDRQINLLSQQYGQRITHEQAKLLGIDNQVLAQLVSGAVLDEQARKLGLGFSKDSLAELTHQEPAFRGPSGQFDLRVFEARLRDLGMRPEDYLRNRSQVAKRQQIVEAVSDGLKAPQTFLKAVALYRGEDRTIDYLVLPKTLVQPIDAPSDSALKTYFETNKKNYAAPEYRKFSYIRLEPQDIMDPTAVTDSQVADDYNKNKARYTTPEMRTIEQLVFKTPDAAKAAYDSLKAGATFDKIVTAEGKTQADTLLGTLAKDKIADKAVADAAFSLNANEVSPVVQGTFGPVLLRVTEIKPQVVKPLSEASDQIRKDLALGEASRILLDVHDSYEDTRASGASLAQAADKLKLKIVTIDAIDRTGQRPDGTIVNDLPQSADLIKAVFEAEPNTENEGLTTADNGFVFYEVQSITPARDRTLDEVRQKVAADWTGAETDKRLDAKAQDLEKRLKAGTTLDVIAGELKLEKQTKRGLKREADDADFGKEGAAAMFGVGEGGTGLIPSPTGDGQILFKVAEVFEPAGADGSSVPDDAQKSFSAGMSDDLLDQLVAQLQSQYDVRIDPAAVSQAQTR
- the tpiA gene encoding triose-phosphate isomerase, which translates into the protein MTPGIRPLVAGNWKMNGTSASLNELRMIGNGFMSGLDAETEALVCVPATLLHQAAEILSRTPVRAGGEDCHPKESGAYTGQISAEMLKDAGASHVIVGHSERREQCGDDDAIVHAKASAAWRAGLVAVVCIGETRAEREAGATLDILSRQLDGSVPPSATSANTIIAYEPVWAIGTGLTPTAADVAEAHAHIRGKLTALLGDAAARMRILYGGSVKPSNAVELLGVENVDGALVGGASLKAADFLAIAEAYMHMS
- the secG gene encoding preprotein translocase subunit SecG: METVLIVIHLMVVLALVGVVLLQRSEGGGLGIGGGSGFMTARGAANALTRATAILAAAFFVTSLALSILARYGEKPTDILNRAPASGVLNQLPGANGPVGGTAPAAPSGGTTTTTPLSNGAATTAPATAPVTPAPANPATPPAANGVTLPVTPQVPNQ
- a CDS encoding L,D-transpeptidase, yielding MQLRSFILLGFCAVFGMGSAAFASPANLAASPSVEKTDAINVAAKSDASQLKLLKKKKNPTSDDLAQIGKLESKIAADKEAAKEKALEARKMAMREAAKAKADAARQEWLAKKGSAASTEVADAKPVKKTTKIIAPLESLTPIAPIQTDEPISDEAMNIAATGNNGELRSEQPGQKQASSGGLFAGLFGGQSVSSISYLPETRALDSALARKDAKRPFKVKPEFVPQDVTFTGYEPGTIVIDTSARRLYLVESFSTARRYAIAVGREGLQFKGTVAVGDKQEWPRWIPTLDMQKREPKHYGQYKDGMPGGGENPLGARAIYLYDGRKDTHLRIHGTIAPQSIGTSASNGCFRMINEHVMDLYSRVKIGTKVVII
- a CDS encoding CTP synthase, which produces MTPMARYVFITGGVVSSLGKGIAAAALGALLQARGYRARIKKLDPYLNVDPGTMSPYQHGEVFVTDDGAETDLDLGHYERFTGRSANQQDNITTGRIYKNIIERERRGDYLGATVQVIPHVTDEIKHFVLDGNDEYDFVLCEIGGTVGDIEAMPFLEAIRQLGNDLPRNNAVYVHLTLMPYIPTAGELKTKPTQHSVKELRGIGIAPDILLVRADRPIPKEERRKLSLFCNVRESAVIQALDVPHIYDVPMAYHKEGLDSEVLAAFGIDPAPKPRMEPWQALSNRIHNPEGEVTIAVVGKYTGLKDAYKSLIEALSHGGLANRVKVKLDWIESEIFEKEDPTPWLEKVHGILVPGGFGERGSEGKILAAKFARERKVPYFGICFGMQMACIEAARSLAGVEHASSTEFGPTDEPVVGLMTEWLKGNMLEKRRATGDLGGTMRLGAYQAELAKGSKIAEIYGDTQISERHRHRYEVNVDYKQRLEDCGLVFAGMSPDGVLPETVEYPDHPWFIGVQYHPELKSRPLEPHPLFASFIEAAMEQSRLV
- a CDS encoding DUF1697 domain-containing protein, with translation MQTYVALLYSIILGEGRRVVMSDLKAMAEGLGLKNVRTLVATGNLVFEARATRISNLEQRLETAFEQSFGRHVDIIVRSAEDWLELAAGNPFPVESADTGDQVAVRVMRVPVAEDAISALRACAAEDEKVFLIGGDIWIVFSRERPSSRLLAAASHKRMGIGTSRNWNTVRRLAEMVGK
- a CDS encoding DUF982 domain-containing protein; amino-acid sequence: MDRLHFFTPVRIARGQGYPLEEVDSVSDALVFLRKWPTGRRGPVYQCALNCCSAAMSGKMSAEEARKAFVGFARITRLLDDDMALPLGGVSMDNVYALRR
- a CDS encoding GDCCVxC domain-containing (seleno)protein yields the protein MIELASTITCPACGHRRTETMPVDACQYFYECESCGTLLKPLAGDCCVFCSYGDHPCPPKQRERQSGAASRHHCC